Part of the Pseudomonas chlororaphis genome, TCGTTGCCGCACTTTTTTTAGGTGCAAGCGGTAAGGGGGTAGCCAGGGTTGTTAGGGCGATTGGGGATCAGCCGGGCGAGGCGGGGCGCAGGGGCATGGCGTCGAACCTGTTGTTATTGGTTTTGTGCGAGCGATGGTGAAGGCCCGGACATGATCGGTTCAATTGGCGTTGGCGGGTTTTGGGCGATTATCGAACGGCAAAACCAATCGATAGACGCCATTCCTGTGGGAGCGAGCTTGCTCGCGATGGCTGTGTCATAGTCGACCTGGATTTCGGGTACATATCCATTTTTGCGGTAACGGCTGCTTAGGGTTCCGCCCTTACGGCGGGTCACTTTTGGCAAACGCCCGGAATGCCGGCCCAGCCAAAAGTAACCAAAAAGGTCTGTGCCCCACCACTGGGCACCTCGCCGAGGCGAGGTGTTCCCTCACTCCGGCATTGCTCCGTGGGGCCCGCCGCGAAGGGCCATCCATGGCCCAGCGCGGCTAACCCGGCATCCATGCCGGGTTGCCCACTACGCAATGCCTGCGTTCGGCCCTTGTGGTTAATGGGGCGCTCAAGATCAAAAGCCAAAGCCAAAGCCAAAGCCAAAGCCATCGCCAGCAGGTTCCCTCCCACAGAATTCGGGGGCGGTCTGACAGACGCGGGGATTTTTCCGACGAGGTTTTAAGGTTGCCCTTCGGAAGCTGTATCTCTAGCTTGTTCGTGTCGCTGCACATTCAGCGATCGGGACTGCAAGCCCGCCGAATTTGTTAGGCGCCTAGCCGCGCCCCTATAATCCATGGCGCTTTTTGGTGCCATCGTTTTATGGTGGCTGTGTGCGGGAGACCTTCGGGTCTGCCGAGGTTGCCTAACGACTCGGTCTTGCAGACCCGCATACAGCTGCCTCCTATCATCTGCAAGTGATGCTGGCAGCTCTCATTTTCGTTAGGAGCACCATCATGATCAAAGAAACACCCAATCCCCCTGTGCCTGGTTCCACCTTCCCCTACAACGACCCCGATCCGAACAAGCTCCAAGAGGCGGCAGATCGAGCACTCGATTTCCATCTGGGCACCCACGCTGATCCCAAGCCCAAAACCTCAACTCAAGTTTTCACCGTCGTCGATACCCTCGACACCGAGTGCCTACTGGCGAATCTCAGCGAAACCCTGGCCTCGGCCAATGCCATGGTCAATGACCTGGCGTTCGATCTGGAAGGCTCGCGGCGGCATGTCGCATTGGGCGTGGCGCAGATGATTGAATTGAGTGAGCTGTTGGCTAATCGTGCCTTGGATATCGTCGACCCGCGTTAGCCAGGTGGGGTTTATCCCCAAGCTGGGCTGTGGGAGCAAAGCTCGCTCGCGATGGCAGTACGTCAGTTGATCACCGTGCTTTGGCTTTGGCGGCTTTGGCGGCTTTGGCTTTTGATCTTCAATGCCCCATTAACCACGCTGGCCGAACGCAGGCATTGCGCAGTGGGCACCTCGGCATGGATGCCGAGGTAGCCGCGCTGGGCCATGGATGGCCCTTCGCGGCGGGCCCACGGAGCAATGCCGGAGTGAGGGAACACCTCGCCTTAGGCGAGGTGCCGAGTGGTGGGGCTGAGACCTTTTGGTTACTTTTGGGGCGTTTGCCAAAAGTAACCCGCCGTAAGGGCGGAACCGCCAGCAGCCGTTACCGCAGCAATGGATATGTACTCTATCCAAACCCTAAACCGCCTTCGCGAGCAAGCCCGCTCCCACACAACCCTGTAGAAACCCAAACAAAAAGCCCACCTTTCGGTGGGCTTCGTGTTTCAGCGTTCAAACATCAAGTCAGAACAACTTCATCTTCGGCGCTTCTTCCTTCACCGGCTCGTTCTTGCCCGTCTCGGCATTCCAGCCACCACCCAACGCCTTGTACAGATTGACCTCACTGGTCAACTGCGCAAGGCGGTCAGTGATCAGCGATTGTTGCGCGCTGAACAGCTGGCGCTGGGCGTCGAGGAAGGTCAGGTTGCTGTCGACACCAATGCGGTAGCGACGCTCGGCCAGGCGGTAGTAATCCTGGTTGGCGGCGACGAAGTCGGTCTGGGCCTGCAACTGTTCGTTGTAGGTCTGGCGCGCCGCCAGGCCGTCGGAGACTTCCTGGAACGCGGTCTGAATCGACTTCTCGTACTGCGCGACGTTGATGTCTTTCTGGATCTTCGCGTAGTCCAGGCTCGCCCGCAGGCTACCGGCATTGAAGATTGGCAGGTTGATCTGCGGGGCGAAGGTCCAGGTGCCCGAGCCGCCCTTGAACAGGCCGGACAGGTCCGGGCTCAGGGTGCCGGCGTTCGCCGTCAGGCTGATGCTCGGGAAGAACGCGGCCCGTGCGGCGCCGATGTTGGCGTTAGCGGCGAGCAGGTTGCGTTCGGCCTGGAGGATGTCCGGACGACGTTGCAAGAGGTCCGACGGCAAACCGGCCGGCACTTCGCTCAGCAGGTCATCGCTCAGCGGTCGCGAGGCCAGGTTGGCCGGCAGGCCGGTGCCCAGCAGCAGGGTCAGGCTGTTTTCGTCCTGGGCGACCTGGCGGGTGTAGCGCGCCAGTTGCACGCGGGCGTTTTCCACGGCGGTGCGCGCCTGGCTCAGGTCCAGGGCCGAGGCCACGCCGACTTCGGCGCTGCGCGAGGTCAGCTTGAAGCTCTGCTCGTAGGCGCCCAGGGTTTCCTGGGTCAGCTTGAGCAGTTCCTTGTCGGCCTGCCAGGTCAGGTAGGCGTTGGCCACGTTGGCCACCAGGCTGATCTGGGTACTGCGGCGGGCTTCTTCGGTGGCGAAGTAGCTCTGCAATGCTTGTTCGCTCAGGCTGCGAACCCGACCGAACAGGTCCAGTTCATAGGCGCTGACGCCCAGGGTGGCCGAATACGAACTGCTGATGGACGCTTCACCGGTCTGCGACGCCCGTGCCGGCACCCGCTGGCGGCTGCCCGAGCCGGTGGCCGAGACCGCCGGGAACAGGTCCGCCCGCTGGATGCGGTACTGCGCGGCGTAGGCATCGATGTTCAGCGCCGCGACCCGCAGGTCGCGGTTGTTTTCCAGGGCCACCTGGATCAGTTGCTGCAACGCCGGGTCATGGAAGAACTGCTTCCAGCCTTGCTCGGCGGCGGCCTGGCCGGGGGCATTGGCCGCCTCGTAGGCCGGCCCCTGCGGGTATTGCGACGCGACCGGTGCTTCGGGTCGCTGATAGTCGGGGATCAGCGAGCAACCGCTGAGCACGACGGCAGCGATGGTCAGGGAGAGTAGCGACTTGCTCATTGGCCAGCCTCTTTAGAAGTTTCAGGAGTATCGTCCTGGTCGGCCTGTTTGCGGCGGCCTATCGACGACACGGTCACAAAGAACAACGGCACCCAGAAAATCGCCAGGACGGTGGCGGTCAACATGCCGCCGATCACACCGGTACCGATGGCGTGCTGGCTGCCCGAGCCAGCGCCCGTGGAAATCGCCAGCGGGACCACACCGAGGACGAACGCCAGGGACGTCATGATGATCGGTCGCAGACGCATCCGACAAGCTTCAATGGCGGCATCCATCAAGCTGCGACCCTGTTCGTGGAGTTCCTTGGCGAACTCGACGATCAGAATGGCGTTTTTCGCCGCCAGGCCGATGGTGGTCAGCAGCCCCACCTGGAAGTACACGTCGTTGGACAGGCCGCGCAGGCTGGTCGCCAGCAGAGCACCGATGATCCCCAACGGCACCACGAGCATGACCGCGATCGGAATCGACCAGCTTTCATACAGGGCCGCCAGGCACAGGAACACCATCAGCAGCGACAGGGCGTACAAGGCCGGAGCCTGGGAACCGGACAAGCGTTCCTCGTAGGACAGGCCTGTCCAGGAAATCCCCACGCCGGATGGCAGCTTCTTGGCGATGGCCTCGACTTCGGCCATGGCTTCACCGGTGGAATAACCGGGCGCTGGCGAGCCGAGGATCTCCATCGCTTCCACGCCGTTGTAGCGGGCCAGTTTCGGCGAACCGAAGACCCACTCACCCTTGGCGAAGGCGCTGAACGGCACCATGGTCCCGGCGCTGTTGCGCACATACCACTTTTTCAGGTCCTCGGGGTTCATGCGCGCGCCTGGCTGGCCTTGCACGTACACCTTCTTCACCCGACCACGGTCGATGAAGTCGTTGACGTAGCTACTGCCCAGGGCAATCGACAGGGTGTTGTTGATGTCCGACAGGGTGATGCCCAGCGCGCTGGCTTTTTCGTCATCGATTTCCAGTTGGTACTGCGGTTCGTCGTTCAGGCCGTTGGGACGTACCTGGGCCAGGACCTTGCTCTGGGACGCCATGCCCAGGAACTGGTTGCGGGCTTCCATCAGTTTCTCGTGACCAATACCGGCGCGGTCCTGCAGGAACACGTCGAAACCGGTGGCGTTACCCAACTCCATCACCGCCGGCGGGGCGAAGGCGAACACCATCGCGTCGCGGAAGGTGAAGAAGTGTTGCTGGGCACGGGCCGAGATCTTGAACACGGTGTTGTCGGCGTTACGTTCTTCCCACGGCTTGAGCATGATGAACGCCAGGCCGGAGCTCTGGCCACGACCGGCGAAGTTGAAGCCGGTCACGGTAAACACCGAGGCCACGCCATCGCCTTCGCCGCCGTCCTTGCCCGGACGCAGCAGGAATTCACGCATGTTGTCCACCACCACCTGGGTACGCTCGGCGCTGGAACCGGCCGGGGTCTGCACCTGGGCAAACAGCACGCCCTGGTCTTCTTCCGGCAGGAAGGCGGTCGGGATGCGGGTGAACAGCCAGACCATGCCGACCACGATGATCAGGTAGGCCAGCAGGAACGGGGCCTTGTGCCTGAGCATGTTGCCCACGCCGCGCTCGTAGCTCCTGACGCCACGGTCGAACGTGCGGTTGAACCAGCCGAAGAAACCGCGCTTGGGCGTACCGTGCTCACCTTTGGGAATCGCCTTGAGCATGGTGGCGCACAGGGCCGGGGTGAAGATCAGTGCGACCAGCACCGACAAGGCCATGGCCGAGACGATGGTGATGGAGAACTGCTTGTAGATCACACCGGTGGAACCACCGAAGAACGCCATGGGCAGCAATACCGCCGACAGCACCAGGGCGATACCCACCAGGGCACCTTGGATCTGGCCCATGGACTTCTTGGTGGCCTCCTTGGGCGACAGGCCTTCCTCGCTCATCACCCGCTCGACGTTCTCCACCACGACGATGGCGTCGTCCACCAGCAAGCCGATGGCCAGCACCATGCCGAACATGGTCAGGGTGTTGATGCTGAAACCGAACGCCGCGAGGATGCCGAACGTACCGAGCAACACCACCGGCACCGTCATCGTGGTGATGATGGTGGCGCGGAAGTTCTGCAGGAACAGGAACATCACCAGGAACACCAGCACGATCGCTTCGACCAGGGTTTCAACCACGCCCTTGATCGACTCGCTCACCACCGGCGTGGTGTCGTAGGGGAACACCACTTCCATGCCTGGCGGGAAGAACGGCTTGAGGTCATCCACGGTCTTGCGCAGGGCCTTGGCCGTGTCGAGGGCGTTGGCACCGGTGGCCAGCCGCACGGCCAGACCGGAAGCCGGGGCACCGTTGAACTGGGCGTTGATGCTGTAGTTCTCTCCGCCCAGGCCGACGTCGGCGACGTCGCCGACGCGCACCTGCGAGCCGTCCGGGTTGACCTTGAGCAGGATGTTCTTGAACTGCTCGGCGGTCTGCAGGCGGGTCTTGCCGATGATCGTGGCGTTCAACTGCTGGCCGGGCAGGGCGGGTAGGCCGCCGAGCTGGCCGGACGAGACTTGGACGTTCTGCGCGGCAATCGCCGTGCGCACGTCCACCGGGGTCAGGTTGAAGTTGTTCAGCTTGGCCGGGTCGAGCCAGATCCGCATCGCGTACTGGGCACCGAAGACCTGGAAGTCACCAACACCGGCGGTCCGCGAGATCGGGTCCTGCATGTTCGACACGATGTAGTTGGACAAGTCCTCACGGGTCATGCCGCCGTCGCGCGACACCACGC contains:
- a CDS encoding multidrug transporter; this encodes MSKFFIDRPIFAWVIALVIMLVGALSILKLPINQYPSIAPPAIAIQVTYPGASAQTVQDTVVQVIEQQLNGIDNLRYVSSESNSDGSMTITATFEQGTNSDTAQVQVQNKLNLATPLLPQEVQQQGIRVTKSVRNFLMVIGVVSRDGGMTREDLSNYIVSNMQDPISRTAGVGDFQVFGAQYAMRIWLDPAKLNNFNLTPVDVRTAIAAQNVQVSSGQLGGLPALPGQQLNATIIGKTRLQTAEQFKNILLKVNPDGSQVRVGDVADVGLGGENYSINAQFNGAPASGLAVRLATGANALDTAKALRKTVDDLKPFFPPGMEVVFPYDTTPVVSESIKGVVETLVEAIVLVFLVMFLFLQNFRATIITTMTVPVVLLGTFGILAAFGFSINTLTMFGMVLAIGLLVDDAIVVVENVERVMSEEGLSPKEATKKSMGQIQGALVGIALVLSAVLLPMAFFGGSTGVIYKQFSITIVSAMALSVLVALIFTPALCATMLKAIPKGEHGTPKRGFFGWFNRTFDRGVRSYERGVGNMLRHKAPFLLAYLIIVVGMVWLFTRIPTAFLPEEDQGVLFAQVQTPAGSSAERTQVVVDNMREFLLRPGKDGGEGDGVASVFTVTGFNFAGRGQSSGLAFIMLKPWEERNADNTVFKISARAQQHFFTFRDAMVFAFAPPAVMELGNATGFDVFLQDRAGIGHEKLMEARNQFLGMASQSKVLAQVRPNGLNDEPQYQLEIDDEKASALGITLSDINNTLSIALGSSYVNDFIDRGRVKKVYVQGQPGARMNPEDLKKWYVRNSAGTMVPFSAFAKGEWVFGSPKLARYNGVEAMEILGSPAPGYSTGEAMAEVEAIAKKLPSGVGISWTGLSYEERLSGSQAPALYALSLLMVFLCLAALYESWSIPIAVMLVVPLGIIGALLATSLRGLSNDVYFQVGLLTTIGLAAKNAILIVEFAKELHEQGRSLMDAAIEACRMRLRPIIMTSLAFVLGVVPLAISTGAGSGSQHAIGTGVIGGMLTATVLAIFWVPLFFVTVSSIGRRKQADQDDTPETSKEAGQ
- a CDS encoding multidrug transporter, translating into MSKSLLSLTIAAVVLSGCSLIPDYQRPEAPVASQYPQGPAYEAANAPGQAAAEQGWKQFFHDPALQQLIQVALENNRDLRVAALNIDAYAAQYRIQRADLFPAVSATGSGSRQRVPARASQTGEASISSSYSATLGVSAYELDLFGRVRSLSEQALQSYFATEEARRSTQISLVANVANAYLTWQADKELLKLTQETLGAYEQSFKLTSRSAEVGVASALDLSQARTAVENARVQLARYTRQVAQDENSLTLLLGTGLPANLASRPLSDDLLSEVPAGLPSDLLQRRPDILQAERNLLAANANIGAARAAFFPSISLTANAGTLSPDLSGLFKGGSGTWTFAPQINLPIFNAGSLRASLDYAKIQKDINVAQYEKSIQTAFQEVSDGLAARQTYNEQLQAQTDFVAANQDYYRLAERRYRIGVDSNLTFLDAQRQLFSAQQSLITDRLAQLTSEVNLYKALGGGWNAETGKNEPVKEEAPKMKLF